A single genomic interval of Oncorhynchus tshawytscha isolate Ot180627B linkage group LG15, Otsh_v2.0, whole genome shotgun sequence harbors:
- the LOC112214293 gene encoding SIN3-HDAC complex-associated factor isoform X2, whose protein sequence is MQNHLAKCIKFPQCSQQATSDKVPLLLFKMFGFHKPKMYRSLDGCCICRAKSSSSRFTDSKRYERDFHSCFGLSEVRFGEICNACVLLVKRWNKLPAGSIKNWNHVVDAKGSGSSWKMTVRSKKMKRRARPSQISRVQKELKRRNSDAHSTTSSASPAHSPSYSNQSDEGSDMELSPGATHSPVFSFLDLTYWKRQKVCCGIIYKGRFGEVLLDPHLYKPCCQKKQQHEPEEQAQASRANVMSPTPPNIPLTPPGQR, encoded by the exons atgcagaatcatctggccaagtgcataaagttcccccagtgctcacaacaagcaacctctgacaaagtccctctacttctattcaag ATGTTTGGCTTCCACAAGCCCAAGATGTACCGGAGCCTAGACGGTTGCTGTATCTGTCGGGCCAAATCCTCCAGCTCCCGCTTCACCGACAGCAAGCGCTATGAGAGGGACTTTCACAGCTGCTTTGG GCTGAGTGAGGTGCGTTTTGGGGAGATCTGTAATGCCTGTGTTCTCCTGGTGAAAAGGTGGAATAAACTACCAGCTGGCTCCATAAAGAACTGGAATCAT GTTGTTGATGCTAAAGGTTCTGGGTCAAGCTGGAAGATGACAGTGAGGTCCAAGAAGATGAAGAGGCGAGCCAGGCCAAGTCAGATCAGCCGAGTGCAGAAGGAGCTCAAGAGACGCA ACTCTGACGCCCACAGCACCACCTCCAGTGCCTCCCCTGCCCATTCTCCCAGCTACAGCAACCAATCAGACGAGGGCTCGGACATGGAACTCTCACCTGGTGCCACCCACTCGCCAGTCTTCTCTTTCCTGGACCTCACCTACTGGAAAAG GCAGAAGGTGTGCTGTGGCATCATCTACAAGGGACGCTTCGGAGAGGTACTCTTAGACCCCCACCTCTATAAGCCCTGCTGCCAGAAGAAACAACAGCATGAGCCAGAGGAGCAAGCACAGGCGAGCAGAGCGAACGTAATGAGCCCCACACCACCAAACATCCCACTCACTCCCCCAGGTCAAAGATGA
- the LOC112214293 gene encoding SIN3-HDAC complex-associated factor isoform X1: protein MQNHLAKCIKFPQCSQQATSDKVPLLLFKMFGFHKPKMYRSLDGCCICRAKSSSSRFTDSKRYERDFHSCFGLSEVRFGEICNACVLLVKRWNKLPAGSIKNWNHVVDAKGSGSSWKMTVRSKKMKRRARPSQISRVQKELKRRSKQMILCARLCCLVQCKLWGFKNSDAHSTTSSASPAHSPSYSNQSDEGSDMELSPGATHSPVFSFLDLTYWKRQKVCCGIIYKGRFGEVLLDPHLYKPCCQKKQQHEPEEQAQASRANVMSPTPPNIPLTPPGQR, encoded by the exons atgcagaatcatctggccaagtgcataaagttcccccagtgctcacaacaagcaacctctgacaaagtccctctacttctattcaag ATGTTTGGCTTCCACAAGCCCAAGATGTACCGGAGCCTAGACGGTTGCTGTATCTGTCGGGCCAAATCCTCCAGCTCCCGCTTCACCGACAGCAAGCGCTATGAGAGGGACTTTCACAGCTGCTTTGG GCTGAGTGAGGTGCGTTTTGGGGAGATCTGTAATGCCTGTGTTCTCCTGGTGAAAAGGTGGAATAAACTACCAGCTGGCTCCATAAAGAACTGGAATCAT GTTGTTGATGCTAAAGGTTCTGGGTCAAGCTGGAAGATGACAGTGAGGTCCAAGAAGATGAAGAGGCGAGCCAGGCCAAGTCAGATCAGCCGAGTGCAGAAGGAGCTCAAGAGACGCAGTAAGCAGATGATACTCTGTGCTCGGCTATGCTGCCTTGTGCAGTGTAAACTTTGGGGTTTCAAAA ACTCTGACGCCCACAGCACCACCTCCAGTGCCTCCCCTGCCCATTCTCCCAGCTACAGCAACCAATCAGACGAGGGCTCGGACATGGAACTCTCACCTGGTGCCACCCACTCGCCAGTCTTCTCTTTCCTGGACCTCACCTACTGGAAAAG GCAGAAGGTGTGCTGTGGCATCATCTACAAGGGACGCTTCGGAGAGGTACTCTTAGACCCCCACCTCTATAAGCCCTGCTGCCAGAAGAAACAACAGCATGAGCCAGAGGAGCAAGCACAGGCGAGCAGAGCGAACGTAATGAGCCCCACACCACCAAACATCCCACTCACTCCCCCAGGTCAAAGATGA
- the LOC112214293 gene encoding SIN3-HDAC complex-associated factor isoform X3, protein MFGFHKPKMYRSLDGCCICRAKSSSSRFTDSKRYERDFHSCFGLSEVRFGEICNACVLLVKRWNKLPAGSIKNWNHVVDAKGSGSSWKMTVRSKKMKRRARPSQISRVQKELKRRSKQMILCARLCCLVQCKLWGFKNSDAHSTTSSASPAHSPSYSNQSDEGSDMELSPGATHSPVFSFLDLTYWKRQKVCCGIIYKGRFGEVLLDPHLYKPCCQKKQQHEPEEQAQASRANVMSPTPPNIPLTPPGQR, encoded by the exons ATGTTTGGCTTCCACAAGCCCAAGATGTACCGGAGCCTAGACGGTTGCTGTATCTGTCGGGCCAAATCCTCCAGCTCCCGCTTCACCGACAGCAAGCGCTATGAGAGGGACTTTCACAGCTGCTTTGG GCTGAGTGAGGTGCGTTTTGGGGAGATCTGTAATGCCTGTGTTCTCCTGGTGAAAAGGTGGAATAAACTACCAGCTGGCTCCATAAAGAACTGGAATCAT GTTGTTGATGCTAAAGGTTCTGGGTCAAGCTGGAAGATGACAGTGAGGTCCAAGAAGATGAAGAGGCGAGCCAGGCCAAGTCAGATCAGCCGAGTGCAGAAGGAGCTCAAGAGACGCAGTAAGCAGATGATACTCTGTGCTCGGCTATGCTGCCTTGTGCAGTGTAAACTTTGGGGTTTCAAAA ACTCTGACGCCCACAGCACCACCTCCAGTGCCTCCCCTGCCCATTCTCCCAGCTACAGCAACCAATCAGACGAGGGCTCGGACATGGAACTCTCACCTGGTGCCACCCACTCGCCAGTCTTCTCTTTCCTGGACCTCACCTACTGGAAAAG GCAGAAGGTGTGCTGTGGCATCATCTACAAGGGACGCTTCGGAGAGGTACTCTTAGACCCCCACCTCTATAAGCCCTGCTGCCAGAAGAAACAACAGCATGAGCCAGAGGAGCAAGCACAGGCGAGCAGAGCGAACGTAATGAGCCCCACACCACCAAACATCCCACTCACTCCCCCAGGTCAAAGATGA